From one Planococcus citri chromosome 3, ihPlaCitr1.1, whole genome shotgun sequence genomic stretch:
- the LOC135839973 gene encoding fatty acid synthase-like has translation MESNIDDKFETVISGVSGRFPNCESVPEFQTQLYAGKSFMSLQPDKWPVNYKYQYTDTVLPSATGKFRYVKEFDPVVFKLNNSVAEITDIINRKSLEPSFEAIMDAGINPYDLNGRHIAVYMAFDHSDCDANGVAASDEGRYWVLGSSKTMMSNRVSFALNLTGPSFTYCNDLFGNLTALHEAYKNVSEGHVEAAIVGATAVVQHPIFGVILSRMNVLNMDALTRVFDKNTDGYGRSESMVALFIQRSSDAKRVYATIDFTGYTYFGSNPSSFLNFDEELLKNSMTDLYKTNDYYDHIKGVSFIEMSACGLKNYDKSESNFIADTIGKNGKMPLLVGSVKSNVGNAESAAPYVSLIKALFALESGIIAPNQNLEKINDEIRAFNENKLKVVTKPTKLPSNKIMVNSVGMGGALSQVILRQNPKQSTSTPAAAGVLPRLVLACARTEDGILNTLKKFETMVFNAEYISLVNDAFGTDMPYHVFRGYTVVSPEASCRKSSSDTKGNKSRPIWFLFSGMGSQWNTMGKGLLDLPIIAKVIEKCHRVLQPRGVDLYHILTTEDPSIFDNIMHSFVGIITIQIALVEVLKALGIKPDGIIGHSVGENACAYADGCLTLEQAVLSSYARGMASIETETIRGMMAAVGKGYNEIKNVLPESIEVACHNSATSCTLSGPTDDVETYVKQLQDQKIFAKAVNVANIAYHSKHIAPAAPNLLSRLREIIPEPAKRSSKWISTSVPEAVWDEPLAQNCSAEYLTNNLLSSVLFEEGSKHIPSDALVIEIAPHGLLQAIVKRSLPETCANVPLTRRNNEEKNLENLLNAIGRLYIEGCDLNVNALYPPVEYPVSRETPSVAPLASWQHIILDTGICSFDLVGSHSGHPIIVRANDDSPYHYLKDHKINNHIMLPASFYLYLTWWVFSINKNISLGSFPIVFENVKVFKNLTISSRKPRKFTVFIQKGSGNFEILKYNESNSNKTTKIMTGIFYQADPTSKNIVDDQKFHDIKHTISDDEFYNVFNNVGYDLKDSFRSLEVLKYKDDDYYAKIRWQKNWVTFLDALLKFDMFSEIKNETDLLYTQTIRRLEISAEKVSSIEEGTSLLCHKQRSTNMLTCPGLVTMHSVKHQKFEQKKLNADIKLEKLRFVPHKNPRCQSAEELCKLCLEIAADNFSDMSQKRETKLKIIMENHLSCATLLKHVVRNCDTLKTKVLFYEQKQALLNKYTSRDEFFMLVTNQLCDVGKYSADAFFVVTSNFEDKALLPETDDVFEQVVKQKLDDKTFYLYKRKSLLDDIRIQITNGDGPTEYYPENSKSELLFVVKRNTDSADLSSMLEEHKNPSDPRCLFVMDKNTPSESDLKSELTRDSSISVLQNGEWGSYRSISENQSKLEESSKNVADIPGDIQMESVYLQYLGCDREIEQSEDNKIRNYGIEYSGVQDTGERVMGLAVVNSEDHVSKPDSILKWNLPDDWSLEDAVTVPFIYTQAYYILDAPVIRGKQYVSSVLINVSDEGPFCEACILISLSRKYTVYVSVSSDEEADLIKKKFPHLDEKRIFNLEKCSLKAEIFKMTKGVGVSLVVNCLSGMESIQESMNCTSLLGCFVQIGKTNDCESQQLGLYPFMKDLSFIMIPNKILKLLARLSENKKQNLRALVEDGIKNGVVVPFKSNVQIQEIPENNHFSKYDDIKPIFKWLPKSELCRNVNQKIRFDNNHSYIILGGEKKNHAWFELLEWLVSKGARKFIVTVDNSFVRSYISHKYNRLLNQKKATITLSPSQKTESLQDAEALVQDANKMAPLEAVFFASVESIGKKAHYMDLATRKLNPNIHLVSIFSGGLKECESRRFAGSPAVVFHGNRSAHKLSAVLPLIDDVLSRFDNSNSPTLYRFKNTGKKTAESALRNYLPHDISILEEIADDLSDKLEFVEVTTKTPRYSSLKDCFPIFIFSTLGPKPLKSLLSNLMSPAFCSNIGTSKISIKESASKLYESLNSIQSKAGVTLLSETWATPIAFELIKLLDQDKRKYRLLTLEGNPLTWKDRISRLGAMDSSQFENNLIAELFNINPEIRLDSLLGVNKPLPQKISDFLYSQNYPSVNIYRILKILESIQFGLEMVSKYEYDDEIVKNTISLLQNPNENKPLRISVTSEVFVHEEKNYQKFLSSYEVLKKINGDILYTIWYD, from the exons atggaaagTAATATCGATGATAAATTCGAAACCGTCATTTCTGGTGTTTCGGGTAGATTTCCGAACTGTGAAAGTGTTCCAGAATTCCAGACTCAACTGTATGCTGGAAAATCATTCATGTCTTTGCAGCCCGATAAATGGCCAGTGAATTACAAATACCAGT ATACTGATACAGTACTTCCATCTGCCACCGGAAAATTCAGATATGTCAAAGAATTCGATCCTGTTGTTTTCAAACTGAATAATTCTGTAGCGGAAATCACTGATATAATAAATCGTAAAAGTTTAGAACCAAGTTTTGAAGCTATTATGGATGCTG gTATAAATCCGTATGATTTAAATGGCAGACATATCGCAGTTTATATGGCATTTGATCACAGCGATTGTGATGCGAATGGAGTTGCTGCTTCAGATGAAGGTCGTTATTGGGTGCTAGGTTCAAGTAAAACGATGATGTCAAATAGAGTTTCATTTGCACTGAATTTGACTG GACCTAGTTTTACCTACTGTAACGACCTCTTTGGTAATCTAACTGCTCTTCATGAAGCCTACAAAAACGTCTCCGAAGGTCATGTAGAAGCGGCCATTGTTGGAGCGACTGCAGTCGTGCAGCACCCTATCTTTGGTGTAATTTTATCCAGGATGAATGTACTAAATATGGATGCTTTAACTCGagtatttgataaaaata CCGATGGTTATGGAAGAAGTGAATCCATGGTTGCTCTGTTCATACAAAGATCTAGTGATGCCAAACGAGTATATGCTACGATTGACTTCACGGGATACACGTACTTTGGTTCGAACcctagttcatttttgaatttcgatgaaGAGTTGCTGAAGAACTCTATGACTGATTTGTACAAAACAAACGATTATTACGACCATATCAAAGGTGTGTCTTTTATAGAAATGAGCGCCTGCGGTcttaaa AACTACGACAAATCCGAATCGAATTTCATTGCTGATACCATAggcaaaaatggtaaaatgccTTTGTTGGTCGGCTCAGTGAAGAGTAACGTCGGTAATGCTGAGAGTGCAGCGCCTTATGTCAGTTTGATCAAAGCATTGTTTGCTTTAGAATCTGGCATTATTGCTCCAaaccaaaatcttgaaaaaataaacgatgaGATCAGAGCattcaacgaaaataaattgaag gtGGTGACGAAACCTACTAAACTGCCGAGCAATAAAATAATGGTAAATTCAGTTGGAATGGGAGGTGCCCTCAGTCAAGTTATATTGAGACAAAATCCAAA GCAAAGTACATCTACACCGGCTGCTGCAGGTGTTCTTCCAAGACTGGTTTTGGCTTGTGCTCGAACCGAAGACGGCATTTTGAATACTCTTAAAAAA tttgaaaCGATGGTTTTCAACGCCGAATACATTTCATTGGTAAACGATGCTTTTGGTACGGATATGCCATATCATGTGTTTCGAGGATACACTGTTGTTTCACCCGAAGCCAGTTGTAGAAAGAGTTCGTCTGAT ACAAAAGGAAACAAAAGTCGTCCTATTTGGTTTCTATTCTCTGGAATGGGCTCACAATGGAACACTATGGGTAAAGGGCTTCTAGATTTACCCATTATCGCAAAAGTGATAGAAAAATGCCATAGAGTTTTGCAACCTCGAGGAGTTGATTTATACCATATTTTGACCACTGAGGATCCCAGCATATTTGACAATATAATGCATTCTTTTGTCGGAATCATCACAATCCAA ATAGCTCTGGTGGAAGTTCTAAAAGCATTAGGCATCAAACCAGATGGTATTATTGGACATTCTGTGGGTGAAAATGCCTGTGCTTATGCAGACGGATGCTTGACCTTGGAACAAGCGGTATTATCATCTTATGCTCGAGGAATGGCGTCCATAGAAACAGAAACAATTCGAGGGATGATGGCGGCAGTTG GTAAAGGATACAACGAAATCAAGAACGTCCTACCAGAAAGCATTGAAGTAGCTTGTCACAATTCAGCCACCAGTTGCACATTAAGTGGGCCCACCGATGACGTTGAGACATACGTGAAGCAACTCCAAGACCAGAAAATTTTCGCCAAAGCTGTCAACGTCGCCAATATAGCTTATCACTCCAAACATATTGCTCCTGCTGCGCCTAATCTTTTATCTCGCTTACGAGAG ATAATTCCTGAACCAGCAAAACGTTCATCAAAGTGGATTAGCACTTCGGTTCCAGAAGCTGTTTGGGATGAACCtttggctcaaaattgttcagCGGAATACCTCACTAATAATTTATTAAGCAGCGTTTTATTCGAAGAAGGCAGCAAACATATACCTTCTGACGCATTGGTTATCGAAATAGCTCCCCATGGATTACTGCAGGCCATCGTGAAACGATCTTTACCGGAAACCTGTGCGAATGTACCACTGACCAGGAGgaataacgaagaaaaaaatctggaaaatctTTTAAATGCTATTGGAAG attATATATTGAGGGATGTGATCTGAATGTAAATGCTTTATATCCTCCTGTTGAGTACCCTGTTTCTAGGGAAACTCCTTCGGTAGCTCCATTAGCTAGTTGGCAACATATTATACTAGACACTGGAATATGCTCTTTTGAtttg GTTGGAAGTCACAGTGGACATCCTATAATAGTTCGGGCCAACGATGATTCGCCCTATCATTATTTAAAGGACCATAAAATCAATAATCACATCATGTTACCTGCATCTTTCTATTTG tACCTTACCTGGTGGGTGTTCtccatcaataaaaatatttccctGGGGTCATTTCCAATTGTTTtcgaaaatgtgaaagtattcaaaaatttgaccataTCATCGAGGA AGCCACGAAAGTTCAccgtttttattcaaaaaggaagtggaaattttgaaattttgaaatacaatgAGTCCAACTCGAATAAAACGACAAAAATAATGACTGGAATTTTTTATCAAGCTGATCccacttcaaaaaatattgtagatgatcaaaaatttcacgataTCAAGCACACCATTTCAGATGACGAATTCTATAACGTTTTTAACAATGTAGGATATGATTTGAAAGATTCATTCCGTAGCTTGGAGGTATTGAAATACAAGGATGATG ATTATTATGCGAAGATAAGGTGGCAAAAGAATTGGGTAACGTTTTTAGATGCGCTGCTAAAATTTGACAtgttttctgaaattaaaaatgaaaccgaCCTATTATATACTCAAACGATTAGAAGACTTGAGATTTCTGCTGAAAAGGTTTCATCTATAGAAGAAG GAACATCGTTGTTATGTCATAAACAACGCAGTACAAATATGCTAACTTGCCCTGGTCTGGTAACAATGCACTCGGTAAAACACCAAAAGTTCGAGCAAAAAAAGCTGAACGCAGacataaaattggaaaaattacgatTCGTTCCCCATAAGAATCCAAGATGTCAG AGTGCTGAAGAATTGTGTAAATTATGCTTAGAAATAGCTGCTGATAATTTTAGCGACATGTCCCAAAAACGCGAGACAAAGCTGAAAATCATAATGGAAAATCATTTGAGTTGTGCTACTTTATTGAAACATGTTGTGAGAAACTGCGATACTTTGAAG ACGAAGGTACTTTTCTATGAACAGAAGCAAGCATTATTAAATAAATACACGTCCAGAGATGAATTCTTCATGCTAGTCACAAATCAGCTATGCGATGTTGGAAAATATTCAGCTGATGCTTTCTTTGTAGTTACCTCAAATTTTGAGGACAAAGCTTTACTACCAGAAACTGATGATGTTTTTGAACAAGTCGTGAAGCAGAAACTTGATGATAAAACATTTTATCTATATAAAAGG aaatCTTTATTAGATGATATACGCATTCAAATTACAAATGGAGATGGACCAACTGAATATTATCCAGAAAACAGTAAATCTGAGCTCTTGTTCGTTGTCAAACGGAACACGGATTCAGCTGATTTATCGTCTATGCTTGAGGAGCACAAAAACCCTTCGGATCcgag GTGTTTGTTTGTTATGGATAAAAATACGCCAAGTGAATCCGATCTGAAAAGTGAACTCACTCGAGATTCTTCGATATCAGTGCTCCAAAATGGAGAATGGGGTTCATATCGAAGTATCtcagaaaatcaatcaaaactgGAAGAAAGTTCGAAAAATGTCGCTGACATTCCTGGAGATATTCA GATGGAATCGGTGTATTTACAATATCTTGGCTGTGATAGAGAAATCGAACAATCTGAAGAtaataaa ATTCGGAATTATGGGATTGAATACTCCGGAGTTCAGGATACTGGTGAAAGAGTAATGGGTTTGGCTGTCGTCAATTCCGAAGATCATGTATCCAAACCTGATTCTATTCTGAAATGGAACCTGCCGGATGATTGGAGCCTGGAAGATGCTGTCACTGTACCGTTTATTTACACACAA GCTTATTACATTCTGGATGCACCAGTAATTCGAGGCAAACAGTACGTCAGTTCGGTTTTGATCAACGTTAGTGATGAAGGACCTTTTTGTGAAGCTTGCATCTTGATTTCTCTAAGTAGGAAGTACACAGTCTACGTCAGTGTGTCCAGTGACGAAGAAGCTgatttaataaagaaaaaattcccGCAT CTTGACGAAAAACGAATATTCAATTTGGAAAAGTGCTCGCTTAAAGccgaaatatttaaaatgacCAAGGGAGTCGGAGTAAGCCTGGTTGTGAATTGTTTGTCCGGAATGGAAAGTATCCAAGAGTCCATGAATTGCACTAGTCTTCTGGGCTGTTTTGTCCAAATTGGTAAAACAAATGACTGTGAATCCCAACAGCTAG GATTATACCCATTTATGAAAGATCTTTCATTTATCATGATCccgaataaaatattgaaactaCTGGCCAGACtgtctgaaaacaaaaaacaaaacttaagAGCTTTAGTTGAAGATGGGATCAAAAATGGCGTCGTAGTACCATTTAAAAGtaatgttcaaattcaagaaattcctgaaaataatca TTTTTCGAAATATGATGACATTAAACCCATTTTCAAGTGGTTACCAAAAAGTGAATTATGCCGGAATGTAAATCAAAAGATACGCTTCGATAATAATCATTCTTATATTATTCTTG GAGGCGAAAAAAAGAACCATGCTTGGTTCGAATTACTGGAATGGTTGGTGAGCAAAGGTGCTCGAAAATTCATCGTCACTGTTGATAACTCCTTCGTAAGATCATACATATCTCATAAATATAATCGATtgttaaatcaaaaaaaagctACAATCACATTGAGTCCATCGCAGAAAACTGAATCCCTTCAAGATGCCGAAGCTCTGGTCCAAGATGCTAATAAAATGGCCCCTTTGGAAGCTGTATTCTTCGCATCGGTG GAATCAATCGGCAAAAAAGCCCATTATATGGACTTGGCAACTCGAAAACTCAACCCAAATATTCATCTCGTGAGTATATTCTCCGGCGGTCTTAAAGAATGTGAATCAAGACGATTTGCAGGATCACCCGCAGTTGTATTTCATGGTAACAGATCAGCCCATAAATTATCTGCTGTTTTACCTCTCATCGACGATGTTCTTTCGCGATTCGACAATAGCAATTCACCTACTCTTTACCGTTTCAAAAATACAG gaaaaaaaactgcCGAGTCAGCGTTAAGGAATTATTTACCTCACGATATTAGTATTCTGGAGGAAATCGCTGATGATTTATCGGATAAATTGGAATTCGTCGAAGTTACCACAAAAACGCCTCGATATTCGAGTCTAAAAGACTGCTtcccaatttttatattttccactCTTGGCCCTAAACCATTGAAAAGTTTGCTGTCAAACCTTATGAGTCCAGCTTTTTGCTCTAACATCGGAACGagcaaaatttccataaaagaaTCAGCTTCAAAGTTATATGAA tctCTGAATAGCATTCAAAGTAAAGCAGGAGTTACTCTCTTATCGGAAACGTGGGCTACTCCGATAGCGTTTGAATTGATAAAACTATTGGATCAGGATAAAAGGAAATATCGACTACTTACCTTGGAAGGTAATCCGCTCACTTGGAAGGATCGTATAAGCAGGCTTGGCGCAATGGATTCgagtcaatttgaaaataatctaaTCGCTGAATTATTTAATATTAACCCCGAA atcCGATTGGATTCTTTACTAGGAGTAAACAAACCATTACCTCaaaaaatatcagattttttGTACAGTCAAAATTATCCATCCGTTAATATTtatcgtattttaaaaatacttgaatcCATTCAGTTTGGATTAGAAATGGTTTCCAAATACGAATACGATgacgaaattgtcaaaaataccaTCTCCTTGTTACAAAATCCAAACGAAAATAAACCATTGAGG ATTTCTGTCACGAGTGAAGTGTTTGtgcatgaagaaaaaaattatcagaaatttttgagcagttatgaagttttgaaaaaaattaatggcgATATTTTATACACCATATGGTATGACTGA